In one Shinella zoogloeoides genomic region, the following are encoded:
- the rimM gene encoding ribosome maturation factor RimM (Essential for efficient processing of 16S rRNA) has translation MLKLENPVLMGSVGAAQGLRGEVRVKSYTIDPTAIGDYGHLHTEDGRSFEVLEIREAKNVVVVRFRGINDRNAAEALNGLDLYIERDNLPDEELDEDEFFYADLEGLEAVDTAGRSHGKVTGIFDFGAGDLLELKGPGKRPVLIPFSEAAVLEIDLEGGRLLIDAVAAGLEEEEKDGPGSRRRRPPQGEGE, from the coding sequence ATGCTGAAACTGGAAAACCCCGTCCTCATGGGCAGCGTCGGCGCAGCGCAGGGCCTGCGCGGCGAGGTCCGCGTGAAGTCCTACACCATCGACCCGACGGCGATCGGCGACTACGGACATCTCCACACCGAGGACGGCCGGTCCTTCGAGGTGCTGGAGATCCGCGAGGCGAAGAACGTCGTCGTCGTGCGCTTCCGCGGCATCAACGACCGCAACGCCGCCGAGGCGCTGAACGGCCTCGACCTCTATATCGAGCGCGACAACCTGCCGGACGAGGAGCTGGACGAGGACGAGTTCTTCTATGCCGACCTCGAAGGGCTGGAGGCGGTCGACACGGCCGGGCGCAGCCACGGCAAGGTGACCGGCATCTTCGATTTCGGCGCGGGCGATCTCCTGGAACTCAAGGGGCCGGGCAAGCGGCCCGTGCTAATCCCCTTCTCCGAGGCCGCCGTGCTGGAGATCGACCTCGAAGGCGGGCGCCTGCTGATCGACGCGGTCGCCGCCGGCCTGGAGGAAGAGGAGAAGGACGGCCCCGGCAGCCGGCGCCGCCGTCCGCCGCAGGGCGAGGGGGAATGA
- a CDS encoding sulfite exporter TauE/SafE family protein: MTFADTVLLVVAGFLSGVVNAIAGGGTFLTFGAMTLTGLPPIVANATSSITQFPGYVTSSLAYAKEIRADWKEAALLGVLSLVGGLAGALLLLSLSNPSFRALVPWLLLAATAIFAAGPYLKPKTLSPEKPITPLGLAGQFVTSIYGGFFGAGMGIMTLAVLGLTKGGDYHRLNALKNFLAVVIAGMAIVVFASGNVVGWPQAAVMVPAAALGGYSGVWAARRVPQPVIRGLVVAVGLALTAYYFLTG, translated from the coding sequence ATGACGTTTGCTGATACCGTTCTGCTGGTCGTTGCCGGTTTTCTTTCCGGCGTGGTGAATGCCATTGCCGGCGGCGGCACCTTCCTCACCTTCGGCGCGATGACGCTGACCGGCCTGCCGCCGATCGTCGCCAACGCCACCTCCTCGATCACGCAGTTTCCCGGCTACGTGACGTCCTCGCTCGCCTATGCGAAGGAGATCCGGGCGGACTGGAAGGAGGCGGCGCTGCTCGGCGTGCTCTCGCTGGTCGGCGGGCTTGCCGGCGCGCTGCTCCTGCTTTCGCTCTCCAACCCGTCCTTCCGCGCGCTGGTGCCCTGGCTGTTGCTCGCCGCCACCGCGATCTTCGCCGCCGGGCCCTACCTAAAACCCAAGACGTTGAGCCCGGAAAAGCCGATCACGCCGCTCGGCCTTGCCGGCCAGTTCGTCACCTCGATCTATGGCGGCTTTTTCGGCGCTGGCATGGGCATCATGACCCTTGCCGTGCTCGGCCTCACCAAGGGCGGCGACTACCACCGCCTGAATGCGCTGAAGAACTTCCTCGCCGTGGTGATCGCCGGCATGGCAATCGTCGTCTTCGCCAGCGGAAATGTGGTCGGCTGGCCGCAGGCCGCCGTCATGGTACCGGCGGCGGCGCTCGGCGGATATTCCGGCGTCTGGGCGGCACGGCGCGTGCCGCAGCCGGTGATCCGCGGCCTCGTGGTCGCGGTCGGCCTTGCGCTGACGGCCTATTATTTCCTGACGGGCTGA
- a CDS encoding basic amino acid ABC transporter substrate-binding protein: protein MFSRRAVLAGLAAAALMPVVAFASDLPDLGGKAVVVVTENAYPPLQFVDPKSGEQIGWEYDAMNEIAKRLNFKVEYQNASWDAMIQAVSDNQYNIGMTGITIKDDRKEKVDFSDPYMRSQQFMLVRGDESRFTDAKSFAALEDGLIAAQPGTSPFYTAVYEILDGNEQNPRIKLFETFGATVQALQAGDVDLVLTDSVAAKGYVDGSNGKLKVVGGPLGTEDFGFIFPKGSELVAPVNAAIAALKADGTLDALNKKWFLDYKMDQ from the coding sequence ATGTTTTCCCGCCGCGCCGTTCTTGCAGGCCTTGCCGCCGCCGCCCTCATGCCCGTCGTCGCCTTCGCTTCGGACCTTCCCGACCTCGGCGGCAAGGCCGTCGTCGTCGTCACGGAAAACGCCTACCCGCCGCTGCAATTCGTCGATCCCAAGTCGGGCGAGCAGATCGGCTGGGAATACGACGCGATGAACGAGATCGCCAAGCGCCTGAATTTCAAGGTGGAGTACCAGAACGCCAGCTGGGACGCGATGATCCAGGCCGTCTCCGACAACCAGTACAACATCGGCATGACCGGCATCACCATCAAGGACGACCGCAAGGAGAAGGTCGATTTCTCCGACCCCTACATGCGCTCGCAGCAGTTCATGCTGGTGCGCGGCGATGAAAGCCGCTTCACCGACGCCAAGAGCTTCGCCGCCCTCGAGGACGGCCTGATCGCCGCCCAGCCGGGCACCTCGCCCTTCTACACCGCAGTCTACGAGATTCTCGACGGCAACGAGCAGAACCCGCGCATCAAGCTGTTCGAGACCTTCGGCGCGACCGTGCAGGCGCTGCAGGCCGGCGACGTCGACCTGGTGCTCACCGACAGCGTGGCGGCCAAGGGCTATGTCGACGGCTCGAACGGCAAGCTCAAGGTGGTCGGCGGGCCGCTCGGCACGGAGGATTTCGGCTTCATCTTCCCGAAGGGCTCCGAGCTCGTCGCGCCGGTCAACGCCGCCATCGCCGCGCTGAAGGCCGACGGGACGCTCGACGCGCTCAACAAGAAGTGGTTCCTCGACTACAAGATGGATCAGTAG
- the leuC gene encoding 3-isopropylmalate dehydratase large subunit, translated as MSAPRTLYDKIFDDHIVSRQEDGTCLLYIDRHLVHEVTSPQAFEGLRMAGRKVRAPEKTLAVVDHNVPTSPDRHQGIKNEESRIQVEALANNAAEFGVEYYSEKDVRQGIVHIVGPEQGFTLPGMTIVCGDSHTSTHGAFGALAHGIGTSEVEHVLATQTLIQKKAKNMLVRVDGKLPEGVTAKDIILAIIGEIGTAGGTGHVIEFAGEAIRSLSMEGRMTICNMTIEGGARAGLIAPDETTFEYIKDKPRAPKGKALEMALDYWKTLYTEEGAHFDRVVVLDAANLPPIVSWGSSPEDVVSVEGIVPNPDDIEDETKRSSKWRALDYMGLKPGTKITDIAIDRVFIGSCTNGRIEDLRAVAAVVEGRKVASTVNAMIVPGSGLVKEQAEKEGLDAIFKEAGFDWREPGCSMCLAMNDDRLKPGERCASTSNRNFEGRQGFKGRTHLVSPAMAAAAAIAGHFVDIRDWQ; from the coding sequence ATGAGCGCACCCCGGACCCTCTACGACAAGATTTTCGACGACCACATCGTCAGCCGCCAGGAAGACGGTACCTGTCTTCTCTACATCGACCGTCACCTCGTCCATGAAGTGACGTCGCCCCAGGCTTTCGAGGGCCTGCGCATGGCCGGCCGCAAGGTCCGCGCGCCGGAAAAGACGCTCGCCGTCGTCGACCACAACGTTCCCACCTCGCCGGATCGCCACCAGGGCATCAAGAACGAGGAAAGCCGCATCCAGGTCGAGGCGCTCGCCAACAATGCCGCGGAATTCGGCGTCGAATACTATTCCGAAAAGGACGTGCGCCAGGGCATCGTGCACATCGTCGGCCCGGAGCAGGGCTTCACCCTGCCCGGCATGACCATCGTGTGCGGTGACAGCCACACCTCCACGCACGGCGCCTTCGGCGCGCTGGCGCACGGCATCGGCACGTCGGAAGTCGAGCACGTCCTCGCCACCCAGACGCTGATCCAGAAGAAGGCGAAGAACATGCTGGTGCGCGTCGACGGGAAGCTTCCCGAAGGCGTCACCGCCAAGGACATCATCCTCGCCATCATCGGCGAGATCGGCACGGCCGGCGGCACCGGCCACGTCATCGAGTTCGCCGGCGAGGCGATCCGCTCGCTGTCGATGGAAGGCCGCATGACGATCTGCAACATGACGATCGAAGGCGGCGCCCGCGCCGGCCTCATCGCGCCCGACGAGACGACCTTCGAATACATCAAGGACAAGCCGCGCGCCCCCAAGGGCAAGGCGCTGGAAATGGCGCTCGACTACTGGAAGACGCTCTACACGGAAGAAGGCGCGCATTTCGACCGCGTCGTCGTGCTCGACGCCGCCAACCTGCCGCCGATCGTCTCCTGGGGCTCCTCGCCGGAGGACGTCGTCTCCGTCGAAGGCATCGTGCCGAACCCTGACGATATCGAGGACGAGACCAAGCGCTCCTCCAAGTGGCGCGCGCTCGATTATATGGGCCTGAAGCCGGGCACGAAGATCACCGACATCGCCATCGACCGCGTCTTCATCGGCTCGTGCACCAACGGCCGCATCGAGGACCTGCGCGCCGTCGCCGCCGTCGTGGAAGGCAGGAAGGTCGCTTCCACCGTCAACGCCATGATCGTTCCGGGCTCCGGCCTCGTGAAGGAACAGGCGGAGAAGGAAGGCCTCGACGCCATCTTCAAGGAAGCGGGCTTCGACTGGCGCGAGCCGGGCTGCTCCATGTGCCTTGCGATGAACGACGACCGCCTGAAGCCGGGCGAGCGCTGCGCTTCCACTTCGAACCGCAATTTCGAGGGCCGCCAGGGCTTCAAGGGCCGCACGCATCTCGTGTCGCCGGCAATGGCCGCCGCCGCGGCGATTGCCGGCCATTTCGTCGATATCCGCGACTGGCAGTGA
- the dapF gene encoding diaminopimelate epimerase, producing the protein MAAEAQFARMNGLGNMILVVDMRGRGDAVMPQAAIALNADPATRFDQIMAIHDPKADGTDAFIDILNCDGTKAQACGNGTRCVVQALAAETGRKVFTLQTVAGILNATEHADGAISVDMGRPVFEWNRIPLAEEFFDTSRIELQIGPIDAPVLHSPAAMSMGNPHAVFWVDRDPMSFDLDRFGPLLENHPMFPEKANITLAQVTSPSAMTTRTWERGAGLTLACGSAACAAGVSGARTGRTDRKVAVTVASSPNRGTLTIEWRDDDHVVMTGPAEWEWSGTLDPATGAFRRDEAGAAAL; encoded by the coding sequence ATGGCCGCAGAAGCGCAATTCGCCCGCATGAACGGGCTGGGAAACATGATCCTGGTCGTGGACATGCGTGGCCGCGGCGATGCGGTGATGCCGCAGGCGGCCATTGCACTCAATGCCGATCCCGCCACCCGCTTCGACCAGATCATGGCGATCCACGATCCGAAGGCGGACGGCACGGATGCCTTCATCGACATCCTCAACTGCGACGGCACGAAGGCGCAGGCCTGCGGCAACGGCACGCGCTGCGTCGTGCAGGCGCTCGCCGCGGAGACCGGCCGCAAGGTCTTCACCTTGCAGACGGTCGCCGGCATCCTCAATGCGACGGAGCATGCCGACGGTGCGATCTCCGTCGACATGGGCCGGCCGGTCTTCGAGTGGAACCGCATTCCGCTGGCCGAAGAGTTCTTCGACACCAGCCGCATCGAACTGCAGATCGGGCCGATCGACGCGCCCGTGCTGCATTCGCCCGCCGCGATGTCTATGGGCAATCCGCATGCGGTCTTCTGGGTCGACCGCGATCCGATGAGCTTCGATCTCGACCGGTTCGGCCCGCTGCTCGAAAACCATCCGATGTTCCCCGAAAAGGCCAATATCACGCTGGCGCAGGTGACCTCGCCCTCCGCCATGACGACGCGCACCTGGGAGCGCGGCGCGGGCCTGACGCTCGCCTGCGGCTCGGCCGCCTGCGCGGCCGGCGTTTCAGGCGCGCGCACCGGCCGCACCGACCGCAAGGTCGCCGTCACCGTCGCCAGCAGCCCGAACCGCGGCACGCTGACCATCGAATGGCGCGACGACGACCATGTGGTGATGACGGGGCCTGCCGAATGGGAATGGTCGGGCACGCTCGATCCGGCGACCGGCGCCTTCCGGCGCGACGAAGCCGGGGCGGCCGCCCTTTGA
- the ffh gene encoding signal recognition particle protein has product MFETLQDRLGSILNGLTGRGALSEADVSAALREVRRALLEADVALEVVRSFTDAVRAKAVGAEILKSIKPGQMVVKLVHDELVAMLGSEGVAIDLNAAAPVVIMMVGLQGSGKTTTSGKIANRLKTRDKKKVLMASLDTRRPAAQEQLRQLGVQAGIDTLPIIAGQSPTDIAARAVQAAKLGGHDVVILDTAGRTHIDEPLMIEMAEIKRKSSPHEILLVADALTGQDAVNLARNFDDRVGITGLVLTRMDGDGRGGAALSMRAVTGKPIKLIGVGEKMGELEEFHPRRVADRILGMGDIVSLVEKAAENIDAEKAAAMAAKMAKGKFDLDDLADQLRQMQKMGGMGGIMGLMPGMAGMKDKMSAAGLDDRLFGRQIAIISSMTRAERANPDILKHSRKKRIAAGSGTDAADINKLLKMHRQMADMMKMMGGKKGGMMKQMMGGLAGKMGLGGGMGGMPDLSKMDPKQLEALAKQADAAGIKPGSLPGLGGSGGLAGLGGGRLPGLGGLPGLPGLPKKK; this is encoded by the coding sequence ATGTTTGAAACACTCCAGGACCGCCTTGGCTCCATTCTGAATGGGCTGACAGGCCGTGGCGCGCTTTCCGAGGCGGATGTCTCGGCGGCGCTGCGCGAGGTCCGCCGTGCGCTGCTCGAAGCGGACGTGGCGCTGGAAGTGGTGCGCTCCTTCACCGATGCGGTGCGCGCAAAGGCCGTCGGCGCGGAAATCCTGAAGTCGATCAAGCCCGGCCAGATGGTCGTCAAGCTGGTGCATGACGAGCTCGTCGCCATGCTCGGCTCCGAGGGCGTCGCGATCGACCTCAACGCCGCCGCCCCCGTCGTCATCATGATGGTCGGCCTGCAGGGCTCCGGCAAGACCACCACCTCCGGCAAGATCGCCAACCGGCTGAAGACGCGCGACAAGAAGAAGGTCCTGATGGCCTCGCTCGACACGCGCCGTCCGGCCGCGCAGGAGCAGCTGCGCCAGCTCGGCGTGCAGGCCGGCATCGACACGCTGCCGATCATCGCCGGCCAGTCGCCGACCGATATCGCCGCCCGCGCCGTGCAGGCCGCGAAGCTCGGCGGCCATGACGTCGTCATCCTCGACACCGCCGGCCGCACCCATATCGACGAGCCGCTGATGATCGAGATGGCGGAGATCAAGCGGAAGTCCAGTCCGCACGAGATCCTGCTCGTCGCCGATGCGCTGACCGGCCAGGACGCCGTCAACCTCGCCCGCAACTTCGACGACCGCGTCGGCATCACCGGCCTCGTGCTCACCCGCATGGACGGCGACGGCCGCGGCGGCGCGGCCCTTTCCATGCGCGCCGTCACCGGCAAGCCGATCAAGCTCATCGGCGTCGGCGAGAAGATGGGCGAGCTGGAGGAATTCCACCCCCGCCGCGTCGCCGACCGCATTCTCGGCATGGGCGATATCGTCTCGCTCGTCGAGAAGGCGGCGGAGAACATCGACGCCGAGAAGGCGGCCGCCATGGCCGCCAAGATGGCCAAGGGCAAGTTCGACCTCGACGACCTTGCCGACCAGTTGCGCCAGATGCAGAAGATGGGCGGCATGGGCGGCATCATGGGCCTGATGCCCGGCATGGCCGGCATGAAGGACAAGATGTCCGCCGCCGGCCTCGACGACAGGCTCTTCGGCCGCCAGATCGCCATCATCTCCTCGATGACCAGGGCCGAGCGCGCCAACCCTGACATCCTCAAGCATTCCCGCAAGAAGCGCATCGCCGCCGGCTCCGGCACCGATGCCGCCGACATCAACAAGCTTCTGAAGATGCACCGCCAGATGGCGGACATGATGAAGATGATGGGCGGCAAGAAGGGCGGCATGATGAAGCAGATGATGGGCGGCCTTGCCGGCAAGATGGGTCTTGGCGGCGGCATGGGCGGCATGCCGGACCTGTCGAAGATGGACCCCAAGCAGCTCGAAGCGCTCGCCAAGCAGGCGGATGCCGCCGGCATCAAGCCGGGCAGCCTGCCGGGCCTCGGCGGCAGCGGCGGCCTTGCCGGTCTTGGCGGCGGGCGCCTGCCCGGCCTCGGCGGCCTGCCGGGCCTTCCCGGCCTGCCGAAGAAGAAGTGA
- a CDS encoding amino acid ABC transporter permease, whose product MALASPGAGKDDYPWWLVALTAIALALAGVIVANDIYAQVFSVVLKGLWVTIFVTLVAFLLATLLGLGVALMALSESKVLRQIARFYTEVIRGVPILVLLFYIAFVGAPALVAAINFVIGPLVAAGTVDPMQVRDLSLMWRAIIALMIGYSAFIAEVFRAGIQSVDKGQIEAAKALGLSRFQRFRLVVFPQAVRVILPPLGNDFVAMVKDSSLVSVLGVADVTQMGKVYASGSFRFFETYSIVAYVYLMLTIGLSLGLRALEKRLRRGTTA is encoded by the coding sequence ATGGCTCTCGCTTCCCCGGGCGCGGGCAAGGACGACTACCCCTGGTGGCTGGTCGCGCTTACCGCCATCGCGCTGGCGCTTGCCGGCGTGATCGTCGCCAACGATATCTACGCGCAGGTGTTCAGCGTCGTGCTGAAGGGGCTCTGGGTCACGATCTTCGTGACCCTGGTCGCCTTCCTGCTCGCCACGCTGCTCGGCCTCGGCGTGGCGCTGATGGCGCTTTCCGAAAGCAAGGTGCTGCGCCAGATCGCCCGTTTCTACACGGAGGTCATCCGTGGTGTGCCGATCCTCGTCCTCTTGTTCTACATCGCCTTCGTCGGCGCGCCGGCGCTGGTGGCGGCGATCAATTTCGTGATCGGCCCGCTCGTTGCGGCCGGCACCGTGGACCCCATGCAGGTGCGCGATCTCTCGCTCATGTGGCGGGCGATCATCGCGCTGATGATCGGCTATTCCGCCTTCATCGCCGAGGTTTTCCGCGCCGGCATCCAGTCGGTGGACAAGGGGCAGATCGAGGCGGCCAAGGCGCTCGGCCTTTCGCGCTTCCAGCGCTTCCGCCTCGTCGTCTTTCCGCAGGCCGTGCGCGTCATCCTGCCGCCGCTCGGCAACGATTTCGTGGCGATGGTGAAGGATTCATCGCTCGTCTCCGTGCTCGGCGTCGCCGACGTCACGCAGATGGGCAAGGTCTACGCTTCGGGCTCGTTCCGCTTCTTCGAGACCTATTCCATCGTCGCCTATGTCTACCTGATGCTGACCATCGGCCTGTCGCTCGGCCTCAGGGCGTTGGAGAAGCGGCTGCGCCGCGGCACGACTGCCTGA
- the trmD gene encoding tRNA (guanosine(37)-N1)-methyltransferase TrmD, whose product MAFRATILTLYPEMFPGFLGQSLSGKALARGDWSLDCVQIRDFTTDRHRTVDDTPAGGGAGMVLKPDVLARAIDHASDGDTRPRLLMSPRGKPLTQQRVRELAAGDGAIVVCGRFEGVDQRVIDGRQLEEVSIGDYILSGGEPAAMILIDAIVRILPGVMGNALSGEHESFEGGLLEHPHYTRPQVWEGLEIPGVLTSGHHAAIETWRREEAEKLTRERRPDLLAAQPVRK is encoded by the coding sequence GTGGCTTTCCGCGCCACCATCCTGACGCTCTACCCGGAGATGTTTCCGGGCTTTCTCGGCCAGTCCCTCTCCGGCAAGGCGCTGGCGCGCGGCGACTGGTCGCTGGATTGCGTGCAGATCCGCGATTTCACCACCGACCGCCACCGCACCGTCGACGACACGCCGGCCGGCGGCGGCGCCGGCATGGTGCTGAAGCCCGACGTGCTGGCGCGCGCCATCGACCACGCCTCCGACGGCGACACCCGCCCGCGCCTGCTGATGAGCCCGCGCGGCAAGCCGCTGACGCAGCAGCGCGTGCGCGAGCTTGCGGCCGGTGACGGCGCCATCGTCGTCTGCGGCCGCTTCGAGGGCGTCGACCAGCGCGTCATCGACGGCCGACAGCTCGAAGAGGTCTCGATCGGCGACTACATCCTCTCCGGCGGCGAGCCGGCGGCGATGATCCTCATCGACGCCATCGTGCGCATCCTGCCCGGCGTGATGGGCAATGCTTTGTCCGGCGAGCACGAGAGCTTCGAGGGCGGGCTCCTGGAGCATCCGCACTATACGCGCCCGCAGGTCTGGGAAGGCCTGGAGATCCCCGGCGTGCTCACCTCCGGCCACCACGCCGCCATCGAGACATGGCGCCGGGAGGAAGCCGAAAAGCTGACGCGCGAGCGCCGGCCGGACCTCCTCGCCGCTCAGCCCGTCAGGAAATAA
- a CDS encoding chorismate mutase: MTIDPKVKHQLGEYRQSIDNIDAALVHMLAERFRCTKAVGVLKATHELPPADPAREEYQIERLRRLAKDANLDPDFAEKFLNFIIREVIRHHEAIAAEHGGANQNTA, from the coding sequence ATGACGATCGATCCGAAGGTCAAGCATCAACTGGGGGAATACCGGCAGTCGATCGACAATATCGACGCTGCCCTCGTGCATATGCTCGCCGAGCGCTTCCGCTGCACCAAGGCGGTGGGCGTGCTGAAGGCGACGCATGAACTGCCGCCGGCCGATCCGGCGCGCGAGGAATACCAGATCGAGCGCCTTCGCCGCCTGGCGAAGGATGCCAATCTGGATCCGGATTTCGCGGAGAAGTTCCTGAACTTCATCATCCGCGAGGTGATCCGGCACCATGAAGCCATTGCTGCCGAACATGGCGGCGCAAACCAGAATACCGCTTGA
- the rplS gene encoding 50S ribosomal protein L19: MNIIQQLEAEQAAKIEAKRTLPEFAPGDTVRVNVRVTEGSRTRVQAYEGVCIARSGGGINESFTVRKISYGEGVERVFPVYSPLVEGVEVVRRGKVRRAKLYYLRDRRGKSARIVENTGTRARKLNDAERQAIADEKARLEAEKVAAAQALAAEKAAAEAAEKAAAAEAEAAKAAEAAAE, translated from the coding sequence ATGAACATCATCCAGCAGCTCGAAGCCGAACAGGCCGCGAAGATCGAAGCCAAGCGCACCCTCCCGGAATTCGCCCCGGGCGACACCGTGCGCGTCAACGTCCGCGTGACGGAAGGTTCGCGTACCCGCGTACAGGCTTATGAAGGCGTCTGCATCGCCCGCTCGGGTGGCGGCATCAACGAGAGCTTCACCGTCCGCAAGATCTCCTACGGCGAAGGCGTCGAGCGCGTATTCCCGGTTTACTCGCCGCTCGTCGAAGGCGTCGAAGTCGTCCGCCGCGGTAAGGTCCGCCGCGCCAAGCTCTACTACCTGCGCGATCGTCGCGGCAAGTCGGCTCGTATCGTCGAGAACACCGGCACGCGCGCCCGCAAGCTGAACGACGCCGAGCGTCAGGCCATTGCCGACGAGAAGGCACGCCTCGAGGCCGAGAAGGTCGCAGCAGCCCAGGCACTCGCCGCTGAAAAGGCCGCAGCAGAAGCCGCCGAAAAGGCAGCCGCCGCAGAAGCCGAAGCCGCGAAGGCTGCAGAAGCCGCCGCCGAATAA
- the rpsP gene encoding 30S ribosomal protein S16 — protein sequence MALKIRLARGGSKKRPYYQIVVADARSPRDGRFLEKLGSWNPMLGKDDANRVQIDADRAKEWLAKGAQPTDRVTRFLDEAGVLKRDARNNPEKAKPGKKALERAAEKKQKEEDAAAAAAGE from the coding sequence ATGGCACTGAAAATTCGTCTCGCCCGCGGTGGCTCCAAGAAGCGCCCGTACTACCAGATCGTCGTTGCCGACGCCCGTTCGCCGCGCGACGGCCGCTTCCTGGAAAAGCTCGGTTCCTGGAACCCGATGCTCGGCAAGGACGACGCCAACCGCGTGCAGATCGACGCCGACCGCGCCAAGGAATGGCTCGCCAAGGGCGCCCAGCCGACCGACCGCGTCACCCGCTTCCTCGATGAGGCCGGCGTCCTGAAGCGCGACGCCCGCAACAACCCGGAAAAGGCGAAGCCGGGCAAGAAGGCGCTGGAACGCGCCGCCGAGAAGAAGCAGAAGGAAGAAGACGCCGCTGCTGCCGCCGCTGGCGAATAA
- the mtaB gene encoding tRNA (N(6)-L-threonylcarbamoyladenosine(37)-C(2))-methylthiotransferase MtaB, producing MSGVSVITFGCRLNTYESEVMRAEAEKAGLNNAVLVNTCAVTGEAVRQARQAIRRARRDNPHARIIVTGCAAQTESATFAGMPEVDAVLGNEEKLKRASYRALPDFGVSAEEKLRVNDIMSVRETAPQMVRLIDGHVRAFVQVQNGCDHRCTFCIIPYGRGNSRSVPMGAVVDQARKLVESGYVEIVLTGVDATSYGGDLPGGPSLGLLAKTLLKQVPEIRRLRLSSIDSIEADAHLWDLIADEPRFMPHLHLSLQHGDDLILKRMKRRHSSGEALAFCARVRDLRPDVSFGADMIAGFPTETEAMFANAVRHAEACGIAHLHVFPYSPRPGTPAARMPQLDRALVKERAGRLRETGKRLHAAHLAGMIGRQEMILVENNGLAHTENFTLVDAAGLKPRELVPVTITGHNGKHLTMRPAIAPATATSRN from the coding sequence TTGAGCGGCGTTTCGGTCATAACCTTCGGCTGTCGGCTCAACACCTACGAATCGGAAGTGATGCGCGCCGAGGCCGAGAAGGCGGGGCTCAACAATGCCGTGCTGGTGAACACCTGCGCGGTGACGGGCGAGGCGGTGCGCCAGGCCCGCCAGGCGATCCGCCGCGCGCGGCGCGACAATCCGCACGCCCGCATCATCGTCACCGGCTGCGCCGCGCAGACGGAAAGCGCGACCTTCGCCGGCATGCCGGAGGTCGATGCCGTGCTCGGCAACGAGGAGAAGCTGAAACGCGCCTCCTACCGCGCCCTGCCGGATTTCGGCGTCTCGGCGGAAGAAAAGCTCCGTGTCAACGACATCATGAGCGTGCGGGAGACCGCGCCGCAGATGGTGCGGCTGATCGACGGCCATGTGCGCGCCTTCGTGCAGGTGCAGAACGGTTGCGACCATCGCTGCACCTTCTGCATCATCCCCTATGGCCGGGGCAATTCCCGCTCGGTGCCGATGGGCGCCGTGGTCGACCAGGCGCGAAAACTGGTCGAGAGCGGCTATGTGGAGATCGTGCTGACGGGGGTCGACGCGACCAGCTATGGCGGCGACCTGCCGGGCGGGCCGAGCCTCGGCCTCCTCGCCAAGACGCTGCTGAAGCAGGTACCGGAAATCCGCCGGCTGCGCCTCTCCTCGATCGACAGCATCGAGGCGGACGCGCATCTGTGGGACCTGATCGCCGATGAGCCGCGCTTCATGCCGCACCTGCACCTTTCGCTCCAGCACGGCGACGACCTGATCCTCAAGCGCATGAAGCGGCGCCATTCGAGCGGCGAGGCGCTGGCCTTCTGCGCGCGGGTGCGCGACCTTCGGCCCGATGTCAGCTTCGGCGCGGACATGATCGCCGGCTTCCCGACGGAGACGGAGGCCATGTTCGCCAATGCGGTACGGCACGCGGAAGCCTGCGGCATCGCCCATCTCCACGTCTTCCCGTACAGCCCGCGCCCCGGCACGCCGGCCGCGCGCATGCCGCAGCTCGACCGCGCGCTGGTAAAAGAGCGCGCTGGCCGTCTGCGCGAGACTGGAAAACGGCTTCACGCGGCCCATCTCGCTGGGATGATCGGGAGGCAGGAAATGATCCTCGTCGAGAACAACGGCCTTGCCCACACGGAAAACTTCACGCTCGTCGATGCTGCGGGCCTGAAACCTCGCGAGCTTGTGCCGGTGACGATCACCGGACACAATGGAAAACACCTGACGATGCGGCCAGCGATCGCTCCTGCCACCGCCACCTCACGCAACTAG